The following coding sequences are from one Osmerus eperlanus unplaced genomic scaffold, fOsmEpe2.1 SCAFFOLD_417, whole genome shotgun sequence window:
- the LOC134016742 gene encoding GTP-binding protein Rit1-like, producing the protein MRDQYMRAGEGFIISYSITDRRSFQEARQFKQLIYRVRRTVDTPVVLVGNKSDLAHLRQVSVEEGRGLAREFQCPFFETSAAFRYYIDEVFVALVRQIRQREEEASRGGERKSRRHHSFWTRLRSPFQRKQHSEH; encoded by the exons ATGCGGGACCAGTACATGCGCGCCGGGGAGGGCTTCATCATCTCGTACTCCATCACCGACCGGCGCAGCTTCCAGGAGGCGCGGCAGTTCAAGCAGCTCATCTACCGCGTGCGGCGCACCGTGGACACGCCCGTCGTCCTGGTGGGCAACAAGTCCGACCTGGCGCACCTCCGGCAG GTGTCGGTGGAGGAGGGCCGGGGGCTGGCGCGGGAGTTCCAGTGCCCCTTCTTCGAGACGTCGGCGGCCTTCCGCTACTACATCGACGAGGTGTTCGTGGCGCTGGTGCGCCAGATCCGCcagcgggaggaggaggcgtcCCGGGGGGGCGAGAGGAAGTCGCGGCGACACCACTCCTTCTGGACCCGCCTGAGGTCCCCCTTCCAGAGGAAACAGCACTCCGAGCActga